The genomic segment TAACAATTGCATTATGTTCATGCAACAAAAGTTATCTGCCATATTCAATGCAACGTATTCAAATGGAAACAACAAATTTCAATCCTCTCGGGTCCTCCAATCCTGCAAGAATAACATTAAACTTGGAGGAACCCAACTGGTATTAATGTTCAAGAGGATAGCAATGATTTTGTCCACTCTTTCGATACAAAGAAATCTGTGGCAAACTCTTCTCCTCTTGAATCATCAAAATATCACATCTCTCTAGCTTAACGTTATGGCATGAGGCCCCACAAAACATGTTTCTCTAGGGCCTCGTGAGGAATGAGGAGAGAGGCCTACAAGAGGTAGTGGTCATAGGCAGCTTTAGTAAGGTGGAGGTTATAGTTAAGCCATCGTCATCTGGAACCACTTTTATTTATGAGTGAAATAAATTATATAGATTAAAATTACAAATACTGCAAAAAGAGCCCCAGAGCTATGAAACATGGTCCAAATAATATATCCAGATAATTAGCAAATTGATAATCTTACAGGTTCAGTAGCATCAGGAAACATGCGCTTCAGCTGTAACATTACAAAATCTGCAGCAGCCTCATCTGACAATTTCTCCAGGTCAAATGCGAGGGCTCCAGCTGCCATAAAGACAAGGACAGGGTGACCAGTTGCCTTGTGAAGATTGAGAAAATAACCACATGAATAAGAAGTCGGTGCAACAATGCCCAAGAATTCCACGTTCGGCCAAAACACATCGTCAAAACTTAATGCAATCTTATTCTCATTTCCTATTCCAAGATCTGCTATTGCAGAGAGTTTCCACTCAGGTAGCTTAGGCTCAAACTCAATAAAGTTGGATTTTAGAATCCCAAGAGGCACAGTGACTATTGCAGCATCGGCAACAAAGTTCCTTCCATCTTCGACAGTGACCACAACCTTATTATACCCATTGATAATCCTTTTAACCCTGCATTTCATGATTAAAGACATgaacaaaagataaaaaaaacgaGAAAAGAAAACTGTGAATGAAAGAATTAGACCTTGAGGTGAATTATAGCTAAACTACGACCAGAATAtggataaattttaaattatcttTTTAAGTTAAACGCATTAAGCAGAAAATGGCATCAAGAAGCATTTCCTGACACAATTGGGTTAAGCGAAGCTTGCTAAAAGCTCGCATATGAAAATCAATGTGAGTGACGAGTGATCCAAACCATCCTATCCTTCACCATGAAGCACCACCTTCTTACTTACACAAACAATTTAACTATAAAATATTGGCCCGGTGTACTGCATATTGTTATCATGCATCTTTCTTTCACTTTCGTCCTCAAAAAATAAAGGAAGGCCAAATAATATACAGCAACACATGAGTTTTCTTTTACGTAAACAGAAATTACTTTGCACTTCTATCTTCTTAGACAGCCCAACCTTAATAATTTAGCTCCTTACTATCTGAATAGTAAAGGTATTTCATGCTTGATCAAGCAAATTTAGGTAGTAATAATGTCATTGACAAATAGGTGCTTTGTTCGACTGATTCTACACCATTCAGTTTATGAGCAAGCATACCGGTGATTTAGGCGTATGTCAATATCTCTTGACAGGGCCTTTATCACTGGGTCGTATCCTTGAACCATAAGCCCGTGACCACCAGAAAGTACTTCCTCCTGAAAAGCAGAATAGCAACAACAACATAAGCAAACTGCAATGATACAGATGGTAGTTGCTCCTGACCTGGACAAGCCCATTCAACCTAATATGTATCAAGGTTTCCGAGCATACTTACAGAAACTTACATTACCTTCTGAACTATAACATTTCAAAAATTACTCATAATCATAAAAAATCTAGCAGCAAAATTAAGATGAAATTAGCCAGAAAATAAAGTGTACTCGTAATCATAAAAAGATCTAGCAGCAAAATTAAGATGAAATTAGACAGAAAATATAAGTGTCTAAAATACAGAAATTTGGTGAAAAGTGTAGATCAACATCTTTGAAGAAACGTCTGTCTAGGAAAATATAGGTATCgacaaataatttttaatgttCAGAATTGGCAGTAACAAAATAAACAGTGTATATGCATATAACCACTTCTGCAGAAACACAATCACTTTGAACAATCAATGGATCAAATTAAAACCCATGATCAAATTGAAATCAAAGAAGAATAGAAACTTACCTGATCCCAGGTTTTCAAAGATATCATATCAGCATCTGCAGCAAACCAAGCCTCCATTCTACATAAGTACCATTGCAATACTTCATGCGCAAGGCCTTTTAGTCTAGTGGCACACAAGTAACAGTGTTGAGCACCCATTTCATGTCTTGAAGATTAATCTGAAGAGCAAATAATAgtcttatttaattatatcatataCCTCAACTCTGGATGCCTATCCAACACGATCGATATTGCTTGCCTAACAGACATGTCATTGCTATGCTCTTTCCTCACTTTATCGGTCTAGAATTcacaaaaaaggaaaaagaatatTCTTGTTTGTTATAGAAATCAATAAGTGCATCAAAAATCAAAAGTTCAGAATCTACCTCCTCAAGAATTTTCTTAAATGTGTCTCCAACTTCAATAACTGTATTTTGGGGAACTTGATGACCATTCCCGTCAAAGAGTGCATAACTGAAGGGAACAAATCAAGGCCATTACTAGGAAATTGTGACACAAAAATGATGAATAATTCTCAATAGAAAAACATACTACTGGTGCAAACATGAAATGAAGATTGTAGAATCAATTCACCAACGTCAAATGAGCAAAAAAAAACACATAGTGTTCACAGATGCATTAACTGGAATAATGAAACACATTTGTCAAATCAACAGCCATCTCAAGTTAACTTATCAAATCAAATATGGTTGACATGGCAAGAGTCATTTTAAGTTTTCGGCCCAAAGTTATAAATATTCTACCTGAATAAGCAGTTATATATAGTTGTAAAACTGCAGAGCAACTTCATACCTTTCCAAATCGTGGTCATAAAGAATTGAGTCGTCACCACTTGTCCGATACAATTTAAGGCCCAAACGACGTATAATTGGGGACAGAGGATTCTCATTGCAGACTC from the Primulina eburnea isolate SZY01 chromosome 3, ASM2296580v1, whole genome shotgun sequence genome contains:
- the LOC140826363 gene encoding probable polyamine oxidase 4 isoform X2, producing MGLGYGDGLIADEFYDGTYSSYAETQQSPLPSVIVIGGGISGVAAARMLHNACIKVILLESQDRVGGRIFTDYSFGYPIDMGASWLHGVCNENPLSPIIRRLGLKLYRTSGDDSILYDHDLESYALFDGNGHQVPQNTVIEVGDTFKKILEETDKVRKEHSNDMSVRQAISIVLDRHPELRLKGLAHEVLQWYLCRMEAWFAADADMISLKTWDQEEVLSGGHGLMVQGYDPVIKALSRDIDIRLNHRVKRIINGYNKVVVTVEDGRNFVADAAIVTVPLGILKSNFIEFEPKLPEWKLSAIADLGIGNENKIALSFDDVFWPNVEFLGIVAPTSYSCGYFLNLHKATGHPVLVFMAAGALAFDLEKLSDEAAADFVMLQLKRMFPDATEPVQYLVSRWGTDPNTLGCYSYDAVGNSEDIYDRLRATVGNLFFGGEAVSIDHQGSVHGAYSAGIMAAENCQRHLMERLGGLERIPLVAFSEEESVEAARPLLISRL
- the LOC140826363 gene encoding probable polyamine oxidase 4 isoform X1; the encoded protein is MYLILNGGLLKKEFQPHGTYSSYAETQQSPLPSVIVIGGGISGVAAARMLHNACIKVILLESQDRVGGRIFTDYSFGYPIDMGASWLHGVCNENPLSPIIRRLGLKLYRTSGDDSILYDHDLESYALFDGNGHQVPQNTVIEVGDTFKKILEETDKVRKEHSNDMSVRQAISIVLDRHPELRLKGLAHEVLQWYLCRMEAWFAADADMISLKTWDQEEVLSGGHGLMVQGYDPVIKALSRDIDIRLNHRVKRIINGYNKVVVTVEDGRNFVADAAIVTVPLGILKSNFIEFEPKLPEWKLSAIADLGIGNENKIALSFDDVFWPNVEFLGIVAPTSYSCGYFLNLHKATGHPVLVFMAAGALAFDLEKLSDEAAADFVMLQLKRMFPDATEPVQYLVSRWGTDPNTLGCYSYDAVGNSEDIYDRLRATVGNLFFGGEAVSIDHQGSVHGAYSAGIMAAENCQRHLMERLGGLERIPLVAFSEEESVEAARPLLISRL